The Mercurialis annua linkage group LG2, ddMerAnnu1.2, whole genome shotgun sequence genome contains a region encoding:
- the LOC126668413 gene encoding uncharacterized protein LOC126668413 has protein sequence MKMGTRFERLRDKILMKKPTTFQELMAIAHMYVELDEARRTLTRQYEEDKQEKYRSRGGDDRTQRYGRENKPFDFTPLNRAPVEIFSWMKNNRIMYNAPRKLHPDKERDKRKYCRFHEGYGHDTDRCWDLKRDIEQLIQSGLLKKFVHTKGSAEKRKPEHVEKEEANKRFKEPMGVINIIEGGEPYSRSQKNNIRKGVYSISTKEPVEGLPLVTFGPEDGKHVQEPHNDALVIKALINNFRVIRILVDEGSAVNLLTLQVFEGMRGSVTDLR, from the coding sequence ATGAAGATGGGAACGAGGTTTGAACGATTGAGAGACAAAATCTTGATGAAGAAGCCTACAACTTTTCAAGAGTTAATGGCGATAGCTCATATGTATGTGGAACTGGATGAAGCAAGGAGAACGTTGACAAGACAGTACGAGGAGGACAAACAGGAGAAATACCGCAGTAGAGGAGGAGATGACAGAACGCAGAGATATGGAAGAGAAAATAAACCATTTGACTTCACACCTTTGAACAGAGCACCAGTGGAGATATTCAGCTGGATGAAAAACAATAGAATCATGTACAACGCACCCAGGAAGCTACACCCAGACAAAGAAAGAGACAAAAGAAAGTATTGTAGATTTCATGAGGGATATGGCCACGACACAGATAGATGTTGGGACTTGAAGCGAGATATAGAACAGCTGATCCAATCAGGACTTCTGAAGAAGTTCGTACACACAAAAGGAAGTGCAGAAAAAAGAAAACCCGAACATGTAGAGAAAGAAGAGGCGAATAAAAGGTTCAAGGAGCCCATGGGAGTAATTAACATAATTGAAGGAGGGGAACCTTATTCAAGGTCACAAAAGAATAACATTCGTAAGGGCGTATACTCAATAAGTACTAAAGAACCCGTAGAAGGACTACCATTGGTCACCTTTGGACCAGAAGATGGAAAGCATGTACAAGAACCACACAATGATGCGTTAGTCATCAAGGCGCTGATTAACAATTTCAGAGTAATAAGGATCCTGGTTGACGAAGGAAGCGCGGTTAACCTTCTCACCTTGCAAGTCTTTGAGGGGATGAGGGGATCGGTGACAGATCTCAGGTAG